The stretch of DNA CACTGCCAACCCTCCGTTGTGCCAAAGGCCTGCTACACAACCCTGAACATTAACACCCCCAGGTGCCTAACAGCTATTGTTTCTTGTTGTTGGGTTTCAGGCGAAATATGCGGAGGAACTTGAAGAAATGGATTCATCTCAGTTTTCAGTGTCACAGCAGGAATCATCATCCAAGAATGCTGTTCTGGAGAATGCCCAGGACATCAAGGTTAGCGTCAAGAGTGGGGATGTATGACTAGCAGGGATGACCTATATTATCATGATGGGGGCAGAGGGGTGGGAGGTTATATAGTTCTTATTCATTTTGGTATGATATGTTTTTGGACCTCATGATTTTCATTACTGACTAACCCCCAACACTTCTTCAACTTCTTTGATACCACGAAGAGAGGATACAAAAGGGTAATGGGGGTGTTGGAGCAGGAGTTTGCCAGGGGAAGGAAACTATGATAGATATTTCTTTGAATAGTGAACACAAGGTTTAAGtggagtaaaaaaaagaaaatctaaATGGTCTATCAGAGAGTGGCgcaatagctcagtggtacaagctttgcttctcaagcaagaggaccGTGGTTCCAACCCCAGGTCAGGTcattttgggattttttcagagGTACAATGAACCTGGCTCTCTACATTAGGGACTGTGATTCCGTCGTCTTCAcggataaggacgttaagccGGAGGTCCTGTCTCTCACTGCACATCATTGAACCTGTATTGGGGGACATTAAAGAACTGCTGGGGATGCTGGCCCGTGGTACCATCTTCATTGAcaatgcttacacactaactcactcatgattgtaaactgcATGGAGCAGTCCATTTCTACACACTGACTAATTAAGTTAGTCACATGTGAAGCGTATTTGATCATTTCGTATGTTAAAGTGCGCTATACAAATTTAAATGACTTTTTTATGTGTAACTCTAACACCAGTTTTCTTGGTGCTTTGTGCATCATTTGTGAAGGTAGCAACAAAATGGATTGACAAAGTTCATGTACTGTACATGTACGGTTAGCCCAAATGGGTGGTACAAGGTGAAAGAAACTCCATTAGTAAATCCATAACTCCTTTTTCAGGTTGAAAAATTCAGTATTTCAGCCAGAGGAAAAGAACTTTTTGTTAATGCCACCTTGAATATTACAAATGGAAGAAGATATGGCCTTGTCGGTCCTAATGGGTATGTGtttgtatttatatatatatgtataattCCAGTCATCTTTTGCCTAGACCTGATAGATGATACAATGTTTAGGAGCCTTTAAGTAAAAGATTAATGTAGTAGTTGGTAATTTATTCATTACTTTTGACAAAAGAAGTAGGTTATATTTTATAAGGGCACAACTTCCGTTTCCCCTCTCAGGTAAGTGTTCCCTTGAAAGGCATAGGATATCAAATTAGTACCAAATATAAGAAAGCTctttattttggtgttttctgCGCAAACATAGttattagaaataaataatcaaagcCTGCAGTATGTATTAAATTTTCACAACATTTGCATATTGGTggaaactttttggtaaacttttTTTGTCATCTGATTTCTAAATTACTATAAAATTGTGTAACATTAAAGCCTCATGAAAATAAGTACCTTAGTAATATTGTGCATGCTTTGCTTTATTGTAGGATGGGGAAGACAACACTTCTGACACACATTGCAGAGAGAAAGCTTGCCATTCCACCAAACATTGATGTTCTGCTTTGTGAACAGGGTGAGTGAGCTTTTGGTAAGCTGTCCCATACTCGTACCCAGTCTTTATTTGCTGTTATGGGGACATCCACAGGAACCCTGAAGCggagagagaaaaaataacGACCGGCAGATTacagatccaagatggcggacaaaATCGTTGAGCAAATGTTACGAATTTTCACAGATGAAAAAAGATCTATCCATACTGAATTTCTTGCTTGTAAAATTCCATGTGCACATGATAACTGCAGAAATAGCCTATTATACTTTCCTGGAGTTTGGATTTCGGTGTAAGATCATGTGCTAATAGTGACTTCCTTGCTCTAGGGCTCCTTCTAGGGAACATAAAGACAATTTGTGTTAAAATTACTGTATATCTCTGAAGCTAGATATTTGTGATGAATAAAATCCAACCAGAGCAGCATGAGTTCAAATAAGTGCCAGAACATTCAGACCATCCAAATTCCTTCCATGAAATGATCTATTGAGCTGTCGTCTGCAGTTTGGATATTACGAAAGAAAAAATTGAACAGGGAATGaccgaaaagaaaattatatgGCTTAGAATGAGTGTGTGTAGGTAGGCCTTGgacttgttttaaaaaaaagtaaaaaaacggtCATAAAAACGCTGCTTgcaatatttttgaaaaaccTGCAAGATATTTCCTGAGTTCTGCCATACGTCAAGCGAATTCCTTCCCCAAAACCGCATCCTGACCATCATGCATTGTTCGCTTTTTCAACCTCCCCAACATCTGGGTATGAGGCTGAGCTGTCCTTATCCATCTCAGCACATGAATAAATtgcttatgaaaaaaaaggggTTACACAGAACAgtaaacctgaaaaaaaagatagaaaTACAAGtcaccaaaacaaaaataaacaaaaaaacatgaaatgaaaaaaagaaagaatacaTCATTTTGGATGTAGATTATTTCAAGGGACTCATTTTACCTATCTCACAATGTCTCTCTTTGTATCCTGGCTTACAGCTGCATTGGtaatattttaatacaatTTAATATTGAAGATGATGAACAGTCATATTCTGACAGTTTTAAGATGTGTGTGCCCCTACCTAACTTCTCAAGCCTGCATACAAGCAGTGTAAAGTGTTTTTATTGCAgagaaaactttttttaatattataattGTGGCTACTCCCTGGATGTGCCTGCAAGAAGTTGCAGTGATCGTAAAAGTTAACTATACTCTGCAGTAAGAACTGCTCAGGAGTACAAGCAGAACAATAGTTCTTGAGAACTAGCCAATTCATACTGTGCTTTTGATAATTTAGACGTGAAAGCTGATAATTCACCTGCATTTGATGTGGTGCTGAAAGCAGATAAGAAGCGTCTCCATCTTCTTGAAGAGGTAATTTTACTTATGAGCTTAAGTCAACCCAACCTTTCTATTGCGTTTATTCATTGCTGACAGATTATGTGAAGAAATCTTGATAATGCATCCAATAAGAAACAAAGTTTTGCTCATGAATAACACTTTTCACTATTTACAACATTTAACAATAGATATTATAGCAGTAGCTTTCCCAAATCAAGCAGTAAATGCATGCTTTCTCTGGTATAATGCATTGCTTTTCTACTAGATTTTAGTATTGAATATAAAGTTGTTCTTCAAGAGTCATGTCATGTGTTTGATTGAGTTGctttttttaggaaaaaagACTGATTGCTCTCAGTGAGACAGGAGATGAGTCCGCGAATGAGAAGCTCAAAGAGGTGAGAAATACATGTTGTCAAAACATTATATCTTTGTAAGCAATGTTATTAAATTCTTTTTGCACCATTTAGGTCTACGTTGAAATGGAAGCCATCGGTGCCGCATCAGCAGAGTCCAGGGCAAGACGAATCCTTTCTGTGAGTGAAGGCATATATTTTTAACATTGTTCAGGATTACTGTGGGCTCCTTTGCAACCATCCACATTTGTCAGTGGCGAAACGCAGGCAACTGCAAGGGAAACTAGGGTTACAGGTCATAATAATGTCACAGACTCATCTTTTCACAAGGTTGTCAAATTTCTTTAAACATGCCAAATCGTAAATCCCAAATGGCAAATGTTACatatacagggcttctggaattacgcggaaaaaaactcaaaattatgcgggattctttgctaaattatgcGGAAAATCagtcattacgcgctaaattacacgggatttagcaatacatttttctttaaaaatcaaaattttgcgggattctttactgaattacgcgctaaattacaagggatatcaactgttacgcccaaactacattttgtaccgaaggaaatcactaaataactttttttgcgtgaaaatatcttaggcaagttttcattggttcctagccaccagccaattattaaaaaaaggtattttattattagtcctaggtcTTTGTGGTTTAgaaaagaacgcctagtcattttatttgttttcgaaattcagttcgaaacatcacactcttacgaagaatatctctttttttacgagtaatagaggtaagaaccctaaaagaacacatcagctgtgcaattaaatgttttgtctttcaaaattaagccaaattacgtggggttacgcggaaatttgtggattacccgtattacgcggaaaaagccaaattacgcgcttgtgtgGAAGCCCTGcatataaaattattattcTTGTTTTTTCAATTCAGTTATttataaagttatttttcttttcatttttgtcTTTAGGGTTTGGGATTCACAACAGAAATGCAACAGAGACCAGTCAATCATTTCTCTGGGGGCTGGAGGATGCGTGTCTCCTTGGCCAGGTATAACACTTGGACTAtttaacaaatatttttttccaaataactATGCTCTAACTTGCATAGGAATCTAATCTTAAACTATTCTTGGCTAACCAGAGCATGTGATTTGAAGTGTAAAAATATTGCACTTGTTAAAAAGGTGCTGAAAAATACTGAACTTACGAACTACAATAGGAGAGGGATGACCTCCCTCAGGAATTCAGAATTGATCATTTTTTTGCTCCTTCCTCACCTAATTTTTACTTCCAACAAGGCCTACAAAGGCCTAATTGATAATGCAAAGTacaatttaaacaaaacagtcgCATTTCATGAAAAAGCCCAGTTATTACTACTTTAAAGTTACAGGCAAACATCTTTGAATGTCTCTTTTTAGACTTCTAGTTTTCAGAATAATTCCTTGCTaacaaattatattttaaaaatcattgaATATTTCAAAGACATATTTACAGCATGAccaataaaacaacaaacagttaaaaaaattataaaatgctTGCTCTGATCAATAACATACAAGATATGAATTTtcacaaaacaataaatatcCCACACATTTTTTTGGTGTTCAGGATTTTATAGGTCCTAGTAATAAATAACTGCAGAAATAGGAAACAGTTGTACATAATCAGAGATAGTTTTGCAAGACATGGTTCAAATGATCTTGATCTTAATGTCCAAACTGTTTGTGGATAGAGCTCTATTCCTGGAACCAACTTTTTTGATGCTTGACGAGCCGACTAACCACCTTGACCTGAATGCTGTGATCTGGCTTGACAAGTAAGTCTGCTTGCCTTTCTGTCCCTTCTATTTATGTGGTCTCTGTCTGTCCAGCCATCTGCCAGTCTGTCTCTGTCCGTCCAACCATCCATATGTCCgtctcttttttttcactgTCTATCTTATTCAGCAATTATTGTTGTGTTGAGTTTAAGTTTCTGTGCTAAGAAATGTTATGTGTCTAGTGGTCTTTGTCTGTCCATCCATATGTCtgtctcttttttttcctgtctttttgtctgtaaTATCTGTTTACACATCTTATAACAGTTATTGTTGTGTTGAATTTTAGTTTCTGTTCTAAGAAATGTTTTGTCTCTAGCTATCTGCAGAACTGGAAGAAGACACTACTGGTGGTATCTCACGACCAGTACTTTCTGGATAGCATCTGCACAGACATCATTCACTTAGGTAATAAGTGTACAGGGAGATACCCTAAAACTGGACGACTAAAGGATGCACCCTGCAAAagtatttaaagtattttaaaacaaGACCAGCATTGTTACATATAGGAAAACCATACACTGTATGCAGATGCAAAtgcttttgtatttttgttacTTGGATACCTATGTTGGGGCAAGGAAGTTGAGGTTAAAAGTGAAACCCTACCTGCAAAGAGTAATGTCTCAacgttattattaattttgtgCATTTCAGATATGCAAAAGCTTTCCTACTACAGAGGGAACTATGGTAAGTGGATTTTAAACTGAGAACGATCTGCAAAAGAGTAACTTTGGTTTTAAAGTAAACTCCAATTCTATGGGTAAACAAGTTTCACATAGAGCCCAGCTGTGATATAGTACCTCTTAGAAACTGCTTGAGATTTCACCTTTTACGAAACCTTTAATTAACAGTACACTGGCTCTTAACTGTATTGCCCTCACACCattgcattgtttttgttaGAGATATACTATACTTAAAGTTGTTGCCCAAAAATGGATTCTAAAATTACATTATATGGTTTTGCTATACTCAACTTATAGTGTGTTCTGTTCCTTATCAGCCCAGTTCAAGAAAATGTACAAACAAAAGCTCAAGGAGCAAGAGAAAGCATTTCATAAACAGGTACTATAGGTTATTACAGTATTTGGATATCCTTCAACCAGTCTAAACAATAGCTCGACTCTAACATCTTTTTTTCATGTATCCTTGAGTACAATGAAATTGTTATAGAACAGTGATGGGTCACACCTTTTCCTTTCTTGTACTGTATGTGCAATAATGGTTATATAAAACAATTATGTGCTAATTAACATTGCTTGTATGCATCTTTCAGGAGAAACAGCTAAAGGACATGAAGGCATCTGGCCAGTCCAAAAAACAAGCGGTAAGCACAAGTAATTCGGAATTTCTGCAGGGCACCTAAACTTATGCATGTCCATTGATGGAATATCTTCTTTTATTGCAACAGGAGGAAAAGACAAAGGCTCAACAAGgcagaaaaaataagaagggAGGGAAGAAAGGCGCAGATGCAGAGGAGGTGTGTCCAGAACATTCCAGAAAATGTCTAGTAGAGGACCTGTGTCATGGGTTTAATGGAACAATATGTGATTATGGAAGGATTTTTGTTAAAGGGGTCCAGtccctatttttttaattgcccACCAAGTAATTTATAGGCCAAGTTATTACccacctttaaaaaaaaatgaaggcaATTTTTGTGATCGTTGCCTGCCTTTTCTTACCCTGGGTAacagaggctccgagcttgAGCGGTTGTCGCTGCGAAGATccgagcctctggtacccagggtagcgTTTTCTAAATACTAAATAAAGTTGAAAATATGCAATTATCATCTATGTTTTTAtgcgttttttttaggatgatCGGCAGACTGTGGAATTGCTAAAAAAGCCCAAGGAATATGTTGTGAAATTCTCCTTCCCTAACCCTCCACCACTTAACCCACCCATCCTGGGTCTCAAAGGTATGTTTTACATCTCGGGATCTTGGGCAAGAAAGcttcaagaaaaaataaaaccactGCAATGATGATTCCTGTCATACATGGATACTAGCCAGGTCGTGTTAGTTTTATCCCATAAATAAGAACCCCTTTTGAAGCGACACTAAAGTTCTACTACTTGTCTGCCCACTTATCTATATCCAGTATCTATGCCCAAAGTCATTTACTATCTCTTTTCTATTTTAGATGTGGTTTTTGGGTACCCAGATCAACCAATACTCTTCAAGAACATAGACTTTGGCGTGGACATGAATTCAAGAAGTGAGTACCAACGAGCTCGGAaagctttttttctcttgtaagAACCCGAGTATAGTTGCACAACTCTGCAACTatagtggaacctggattttacgataacctCGATTTCACGATGGCGTTCCTTTCTACCGgcggaaatacagtgaaatgtataagaaataaGCTCGGTCTAAGATATTGGATACAACAatattctcgattttacgatacaaatctgttctcccAAGCGTAATTTTAACCTCGATACAACAATATTACTGATTCTGTCTCTCAACATagtaagaaaaactcaagACACCAGACACGTACAGTACAGTTAATCTACTTTTTGACTTGACAGATCTTGTTAAATACAGATCTACTTTTTGACTTGACAGATCTTGTTAAATACAGATAACAGTCTTACAGAGTATCTGAACAGTCTTTAACAGTGTACAGTTGTAAAAGTTGATTATTAACCGATCTCGCTGCAACGacattttaaatttatttttctttatatcgtaaaatcgaggacctCTTTGAAACGATACTTgcgatacattttctttctcccgtAAATTctaggttccactgtataatGTATGGGGGCATGGGATGATAAGGggccacagggagcccaaaataaataataagatacGTGGTCTTCACCAAAAACACTCTTGATTCTTTTCTTCTCTGACAGTTGCCCTTGTTGGAAACAATGGCGTCGGCAAGACCACATTCCTCAAGTTGCTATGTGGAAATCTCAACCCCGTAAGTATTTTTATACCAACATTTTAAGAGATAATTAATTAGATTTTAGAGAAGCCCACGGCAAAAAATCGTGTACCAAGATAATTTCCATGATTTTGCATAGTTTTATCGCGCAGCCTTGTGTATATGTTAATAAAATTGAAACTGTTTGCTCTGTCGTGGAGAAATTTTTGAAACTATGCAAAAATGATACAGGAATGCCTATCGAGTTAACATTGGAAATCGTGTAGAAAACATGTGCCTTTATTTTAACTGACTATAAAAAAAGATCATTTAATGGAAACTCGCATAATTTCTGACATCTTTATAAAGACACTAAAACTTTTGCTGCGGACTCTAGAAGTTTCTAGTTCCTGGATTTTAAGATTAAGATATTCTTTATGAACTTATCTTGAATATTTTGCGAACTCAAGCCAatgattttcattaaaaatctgttcaatcaaataaaaatcaatcaaatataattgagaACTTTGAATGGATTTCAATACATTCTGATCGTACCATTTCCCTACTGAAGACGACCTGTagcaattattattttctaaCAACACAGGGATTATATATGCCCGTACAATCGTTCGATCGTGAGCGACCGCAATCTttgatatataaatatatctgCTACATAACTGCTGCAATGAAAACTGGTTCGTCCAAAGTTTGACCAGATCTTAACACTTTAACATTTAAGAAGTCAGAAATATTTAGTTTATACCATTTGTTTTGTATTCCAGCTTCAGGGTGAATTGATAAGGAACCACAGGCTGGTAAGAGGTTGACTATAACAGAATGTGACAAGTTTTGACACTCAAGGCAAAagctgagggggagggggttctccacctatttgaaataaggttgcactcagaGAGTCCATGTGTCGTGTGACCCTCAGTACGGTAGCATTCTTGTTCATGTTCCTCTAAACATTCACACAGTTTTTAAAAGACCATTTACACAGGGTGACTGCTTCGTAGAGGAACCACTGTAAAGATGACTGTTGCTCTTATTAGCATGTTTATGTTGTTTTTCCATTTCTTGTGTTGTTTTAGCGTCTTGGGTTTTACAGTCAACACTCGGCAGACCAGGTAGATGCAAATGTTACATGAATTACTATTTATGAACTCAAGTAGCCTAGTATACGTCAGCGTATGgaggcctctcaccacaggtagcccagtttattagcgcgtcagcgtatggggcctctcaccacagctagcccagtgtgttagcgcgtctgTGTATTGGACCTCTCaacacaggtggcccagtttattagcgcgtcagcgtatggtgcctctcaccacagctagcctagtgtgttagcgcgtctaTGTAttgggcctctcaccacaggtgaccC from Nematostella vectensis chromosome 8, jaNemVect1.1, whole genome shotgun sequence encodes:
- the LOC5506141 gene encoding ATP-binding cassette sub-family F member 1, which translates into the protein MVKKKEKKNKLAALAAAVEAAEEVENKMDEMSVKDDKREETQSDKKSAKESTKSSSKPAEDEKELGEFYDHEAEIHQKDEDEDESNEADGGKKLSRKEEKKRKKQAKYAEELEEMDSSQFSVSQQESSSKNAVLENAQDIKVEKFSISARGKELFVNATLNITNGRRYGLVGPNGMGKTTLLTHIAERKLAIPPNIDVLLCEQDVKADNSPAFDVVLKADKKRLHLLEEEKRLIALSETGDESANEKLKEVYVEMEAIGAASAESRARRILSGLGFTTEMQQRPVNHFSGGWRMRVSLARALFLEPTFLMLDEPTNHLDLNAVIWLDNYLQNWKKTLLVVSHDQYFLDSICTDIIHLDMQKLSYYRGNYAQFKKMYKQKLKEQEKAFHKQEKQLKDMKASGQSKKQAEEKTKAQQGRKNKKGGKKGADAEEDDRQTVELLKKPKEYVVKFSFPNPPPLNPPILGLKDVVFGYPDQPILFKNIDFGVDMNSRIALVGNNGVGKTTFLKLLCGNLNPLQGELIRNHRLRLGFYSQHSADQLNLEESSVEYLQSKYNLDYQSSRKHLGRFGLASHAHTIRIKDLSGGQKSRVAFADMALSNPDVVILDEPTNNLDIESIDALAAAINEFTGGVILVSHDARLILETECQLWVVENKEINEVEGDFDDYRQEILDKLGEEMVGKSHR